One part of the Sarcophilus harrisii chromosome 5, mSarHar1.11, whole genome shotgun sequence genome encodes these proteins:
- the XCR1 gene encoding chemokine XC receptor 1, whose product MFLLSTQMAYTWGSDTDYETTTFNYTDDLSDFSGHLCENDDNFNLVTLNHTVFYVLVFVFSLVGNNLVVWVLVRYESLESLTNIFILNLCLSDLLFSCLLPFLIAMHYYNWIFGEFLCKLYNLLFHISLYSSIIFLMVMTVQRYLSVVHPLSSLGSYSRRSRAGIITGIWVASILASVPDTIFHTVLSDKSCHYSELKWFLLSVYEHNFFFLFSMVIILFCYVQILRTLFRSPSKRRHRTVRLIFIIVMVYFLSWAPYNVIMFLITLIKLQLIQNCEVSKHIFYSFEICKEIAFSHCCFNPVLYVFVGIKFRRHLKMLCHRIWPWKWNLSPLPQSPGAFFYDEASFY is encoded by the coding sequence ATGTTTCTGCTTTCCACCCAGATGGCTTATACATGGGGCTCAGACACAGACTATGAAACTACAACTTTCAATTATACTGACGACCTCTCTGACTTCTCTGGCCACCTGTGTGAGAATGATGATAACTTTAACTTAGTGACTCTGAACCATACGGTCTTCTACGTCTTGGTGTTTGTCTTCAGCCTTGTTGGGAACAACCTAGTGGTGTGGGTCCTGGTGAGGTATGAAAGTCTGGAATCCCTCACCAACATCTTCATCCTTAACCTCTGTCTCTCTGACCTACTCTTCTCTTGTCTGCTACCCTTCTTGATTGCGATGCACTACTATAACTGGATTTTTGGAGAGTTCTTGTGCAAGCTGTACAACTTGCTTTTCCACATCAGCCTCTACAGCAGCATCATTTTCCTGATGGTAATGACGGTCCAGCGGTACCTGTCTGTGGTGCATCCCTTGTCAAGCCTGGGCAGCTACTCCCGCCGCAGCAGAGCTGGGATCATCACAGGCATCTGGGTGGCCAGCATCCTGGCATCTGTTCCCGATACCATTTTCCACACGGTGCTCTCCGACAAATCTTGTCATTATTCTGAGCTCAAGTGGTTCCTACTGTCTGTCTACGAGCAcaacttcttctttctcttctccatggTGATCATTCTGTTCTGCTATGTTCAGATTCTCAGGACCCTGTTTCGGTCTCCCTCCAAGAGGCGACACCGGACAGTCAGGCTCATTTTCATCATTGTGATGGTTTACTTTCTCAGCTGGGCCCCCTACAATGTGATCATGTTCCTGATTACACTGATAAAACTCCAGCTCATCCAGAACTGTGAAGTCAGCAAGCACATATTCTACTCTTTTGAAATCTGCAAGGAGATCGCCTTCTCCCACTGTTGCTTCAACCCGGTGCTCTATGTGTTTGTGGGGATTAAGTTTCGGAGGCACCTGAAAATGCTCTGTCACAGAATCTGGCCATGGAAGTGGAACCTTAGCCCTTTACCCCAATCCCCGGGGGCTTTCTTTTATGATGAAGCTTCCTTCTACTGA